Proteins from a single region of Pseudorasbora parva isolate DD20220531a chromosome 22, ASM2467924v1, whole genome shotgun sequence:
- the p3h1 gene encoding prolyl 3-hydroxylase 1: MWTALSLISVLSTVHFTLCDTQINGLFEPYDLLFDNAVEAYYRQDWLAVILNMERALRNKGALRKIQTHCRLSCANHTAFGDSFPGLGVPIPGTGAVEDLAFFQRILKRADCVNACEREKLGPPTLHKVSETIEQEFKKRTPYNYLQVAYFKINKLDKAVAAANTFFMANPEHVEMKQNLEYYRMMAGVQEADFKDLEERPHMAEFLEGKMHYSAEYFAPAIDHFEAAVEEYFTAYEECRVLCEGAFDYDGYNYMEYNADLFQSMTDHYLHVLSCKQNCAVELASTTGREKPFEDFLPSHFNYLQFSYYNSEKYEQAIECAKTFLLFHPEDAVMAQNLAYYSAALGDEKAVNITAREVVQQHVKQSLLEKELLYFGYEMFGKTFVDPDTWTPEDVMPKKLRDKQKADRETAARITEEIGNLMKEIETLVEEKTKESSDISIIVKEDIKPAPPPETGNKLPFGDMGVTMTSTALNGSQRVVLDGVTTSDECQELHRLAGAAALQDGFKATPSPHSATEMFQDITVLKALQEDLVPLKSAHLFFDLNEKVHKVLETNFGLESPLYFSSSNLVCRSTIEKQEDRADCLLVSELNECIREPSTYSDQGYSAILYLNDDFEGGDFVFTGPDGKTVSAVVKPQCGRVVGFRAGQENLHGVTAVTKGQRCALVLRFTLDPHHNEKERLQAEELLKKLSGPVETEVQKTGTDSEEKPSEPDGTIPAQTTDKDTVRASTPAEQPSKATEEEKTDDKVVKKSQKPKAKASKKPTKTDTQTKAKADKTKSKKSDKTKATTVGKKKSKTPNKTKPVTSDEKEKPSGKKTDKNTANEEKTKPKITEHKDSTAEKHNDEL, translated from the exons ATGTGGACCGCACTGTCCCTGATCTCAGTCCTCTCCACTGTACATTTCACCTTGTGTGACACCCAAATCAATGGATTATTTGAGCCATACGATCTGCTTTTTGACAATGCGGTGGAGGCGTATTATAGGCAGGACTGGCTAGCTGTGATCCTGAACATGGAAAGAGCTTTGCGGAATAAAGGAGCTCTGCGTAAAATCCAGACGCATTGCCGCTTATCCTGTGCGAATCACACCGCTTTCGGGGATTCTTTTCCCGGTTTGGGTGTGCCGATCCCAGGAACCGGGGCCGTGGAGGATTTAGCGTTTTTCCAGAGGATTCTCAAACGGGCCGATTGTGTGAATGCATGTGAACGCGAGAAACTGGGACCACCGACACTTCATAAAGTTAGTGAAACTATAGAGCAGGAGTTCAAGAAGAGGACGCCTTACAATTATTTGCAAGTGGCGTACTTTAAG ATAAACAAGCTTGACAAGGCAGTGGCAGcagcaaatacatttttcatggCAAATCCTGAACATGTCGAGATGAAACAGAATTTAGAGTACTACAGGATGATGGCTGGGGTGCAAGAGGCTGATTTCAAGGACCTGGAGGAGAGACCGCACATG gcTGAGTTTTTAGAAGGAAAGATGCATTACAGTGCAGAATATTTTGCCCCAGCCATCGATCACTTTGAGGCCGCTGTTGAAGAATACTTCACCGCTTATGAAGAATGCAGAGTTCTCTGCGAAGGAGCGTTCGACTATGACGGTTACAACTACATGGAGTACAACGCCGACCTCTTCCAATCTATGACAG ATCATTACCTTCACGTTTTGAGCTGTAAACAGAACTGCGCCGTGGAGCTGGCATCCACCACTGGAAGAGAGAAGCCTTTTGAAGATTTCCTCCCCTCGCACTTTAACTACCTTCAGTTCTCATACTATAACA GTGAGAAATACGAGCAGGCCATCGAGTGTGCTAAAACATTCCTGCTCTTCCACCCTGAGGACGCAGTCATGGCTCAGAACTTAGCGTACTACTCCGCCGCGCTGGGAGACGAGAAAGCCGTCAACATTACAGCCAGAGAG GTTGTTCAGCAGCATGTTAAGCAGTCTCTGCTGGAAAAAGAGCTCCTTTACTTCGGCTATGAGATGTTTGGTAAAACGTTTGTTGATCCA GACACATGGACCCCTGAGGATGTCATGCCAAAGAAACTAAGAGACAAACAGAA GGCGGACAGAGAAACAGCCGCAAGGATCACAGAGGAGATTGGGAACCTGATGAAAGAGATTGAGACACTCGTAGAAGAAAAGACTAAAGAATCCTCAGACATTTCCATTATAGTAAAAGAGG ATATCAAACCAGCACCTCCTCCAGAAACTGGCAACAAACTCCCGTTTGGTGACATGGGGGTGACCATGACATCCACGGCTCTGAACGGCTCACAGCGAGTTGTCCTGGATGGCGTAACCACGTCTGATGAGTGTCAGGAACTTCATCGCCTCGCCGGT GCAGCAGCTCTTCAAGATGGTTTTAAAGCAACACCGTCCCCTCATTCAGCGACGGAGATGTTTCAGGACATCACCGTTCTCAAAGCTCTGCAG GAGGATCTGGTCCCATTAAAGAGTGCTCATTTGTTTTTCGATCTCAATGAGAAGGTCCATAAGGTTCTGGAAACCAACTTTGGTCTGGAATCGCCCCTTTATTTCTCCAGCTCAAACCTGGTTTGCCGATCCACCAtcg AGAAACAGGAAGACCGAGCAGACTGTCTGCTCGTCTCCGAGCTAAACGAATGTATCCGAGAGCCGTCAACATACAGTGATCAAGGCTACAG TGCCATTTTGTACCTCAATGATGACTTCGAAGGGGGAGATTTTGTCTTCACAGGGCCAGATGGCAAAACCGTCTCT GCAGTGGTGAAGCCTCAGTGTGGTAGAGTCGTGGGATTCAGAGCCGGACAGGAGAACCTGCATGGAGTCACAGCAGTAACTAAAGGCCAGAGGTGTGCTCTAGTGCTTCGGTTCACTCTGGATCCTCATCACAATGAGAAG gagcgtttacagGCTGAAGAACTTCTGAAAAAGCTTTCCGGCCCAGTTGAAACTGAGGTTCAGAAAACAGGAACGGACAGTGAAGAGAAACCCTCCGAACCTGATGGAACAATTCCTGCTCAAACAACAGACAAAGACACAGTAAGGGCAAGCACGCCTGCAGAACAACCCAGCAAAGCTACTGAAGAAGAGAAAACTGACGACAAAGTGGTCAAGAAAAGCCAAAAACCAAAGGCCAAAGCATCAAAAAAGCCAACCAAAACAGACACCCAAACAAAAGCCAAAGCAGACAAAACAAAGAGCAAAAAGTCAGACAAAACAAAAGCCACTACAGTGGGAAAAAAGAAATCAAAAACACCCAACAAGACAAAACCTGTAACGTCAGATGAGAAAGAGAAACCATCAGGCaagaaaacagacaaaaatactgCAAATGAAGAGAAAACAAAGCCAAAGATCACAGAACATAAAGACTCGACAGCTGAAAAACACAATGATGAGTTATGA